One stretch of Sebastes umbrosus isolate fSebUmb1 chromosome 5, fSebUmb1.pri, whole genome shotgun sequence DNA includes these proteins:
- the LOC119487880 gene encoding meprin A subunit beta-like, whose protein sequence is MALRWIILFFGLGLAAAKLTGDTETDVDEGHDWDILDINEAAGLDLLEGDIEEDETFSRNSKIGDKYRWPTTIPYYLEDSLEMNAKGVILKAFDEYRLKTCIDFTPWKGEKNYISVHKGSGCSSSVGNRRVGKQQLSIGRNCDCLGTVEHEFLHALGFWHEQSRADRDDYVNIMWDRIKPGKDHNFRKYDDTVSSALGVPYDYGSVMHYSKTSFSINSDPTIVTKIPHFMDVIGQRMGFSASDLAKLNRLYNCTTSSNFVDSCDFELENICGMIQGPGNAKWEQRSSVSGGPQTDFSNMGKCKGTGYFMHFSTASTKPGENAFLESRWLYPKPGAQCLQFFLYNTGADDDVLNIWVREYDEANPGGKLELFKSISGGVMGSWELHNINLNVTKKARVVFEGVRGKNPSKGGLSLDDINLSSTKCPQHIWHIRNITRLLATTPAGKKLYSPRFLSPAGYSFQVGVYLNGISDRPGYMATYFYLTSGPNDRRLKWPCPWQQATMALMDQQSDIRQQMNMHRMVTTDPDKESSDGTEYYWDNPRKVGSKVTASDGSYYYRGPGTGTSSFLTHSRLKSRNFIKGDDAFFLFSMEDISNLLVPQPLPYSAVHADHSLMKAADQGAPQGANNFTLIIAVAGSVAAAMLVVMVLIVGNAWRRRGYQKIDKAVIIQDMPGFMEEQPIKDLP, encoded by the exons ATGGCACTCAGGTGGATCATACTGTTCTTTGGCCTGGGACTA GCTGCTGCTAAGCTAACAGGTGATACGG AAACCGATGTTGACGAAGGCCATGACTGGGACATCTTAGACATCAATGAAG CGGCTGGACTGGACCTGCTGGAGGGAGATATCGAAGAGGATGAA ACATTCAGCAGAAACTCCAAAATAGGAGACAAGTACCGCTGGCCAACAACCATTCCCTACTACCTAGAGGACAGTCTGG AAATGAATGCAAAGGGAGTGATCCTGAAGGCATTTGACGAGTACAGACTGAAGACCTGCATTGACTTCACACCATGGAAAGGAGAGAAGAACTACATCTCTGTGCATAAAGGGAGCGG GTGCTCCTCGTCTGTAGGCAACCGGCGTGTCGGGAAGCAGCAGCTGTCCATTGGTAGAAACTGTGATTGTCTAGGAACCGTTGAGCATGAGTTCCTGCACGCTCTGGGCTTCTGGCACGAGCAGTCCAGAGCTGACCGCGATGATTACGTCAACATCATGTGGGATCGCATTAAACCTG GTAAAGACCACAACTTCAGAAAATACGACGACACAGTGTCCAGCGCTCTGGGCGTTCCCTATGACTATGGCTCTGTAATGCACTACAGCAAGACGTCCTTCAGCATCAACTCCGATCCCACCATCGTCACCAAGATCCCCCACTTCATGGATGTGATCGGTCAGAGGATGGGGTTCAGCGCCAGTGACCTCGCCAAGCTCAACCGTCTCTACAACTGCA CCACGTCTTCTAACTTTGTGGACAGCTGTGACTTTGAGTTGGAGAACATCTGTGGGATGATTCAGGGTCCTGGCAACGCAAAGTGGGAACAACGTAGTTCTGTGAGCGGAGGGCCTCAGACTGACTTCTCCAACATGGGAAAATGCAAAG GAACAGGCTACTTCATGCACTTTAGCACAGCCTCCACTAAACCCGGTGAAAACGCATTCCTGGAGAGTCGTTGGCTTTACCCCAAACCTGGAGCCCAGTGTCTGCAGTTCTTCCTCTATAACACCGGGGCAGATGATGATGTCCTCAATATCTGGGTACGAGAGTATGACGAGGCCAACCCCGGCGGTAAACTGGAGCTCTTCAAGAGTATTTCAG GAGGTGTCATGGGCTCCTGGGAACTGCACAACATCAATCTGAATGTGACAAAGAAGGCCCGTGTGGTTTTTGAGGGCGTGAGGGGAAAGAACCCATCGAAGGGAGGTCTCTCTCTGGACGACATTAACCTGTCATCCACAAAGTGTCCTCAGCACATCTGGCACATCCGCAACATCACCCGCCTGCTGGCCACCACACCAGCAGGAAAGAAACTGTACAGCCCTCGCTTTCTGTCTCCAGCAGGTTACTCCTTCCAG GTCGGTGTGTACCTAAACGGAATAAGCGACCGTCCAGGATACATGGCCACCTACTTCTACCTGACCTCAGGCCCCAACGACCGCAGACTCAAGTGGCCGTGTCCGTGGCAGCAGGCAACTATGGCCCTAATGGATCAGCAGTCTGACATCAGACAGCAAATGAACATGCACCGAATGGTCACCACTGACCCCGACAAGGAGTCCTCTGACG GCACTGAGTACTACTGGGACAATCCCAGGAAGGTGGGCTCTAAAGTGACTGCGTCTGATGGCAGCTATTACTATCGAGGCCCAGGCACCGGAACAAGTAGCTTCCTCACCCACAGCAGACTAAAGAGCAGAAACTTCATCAAAGGAGACGATgccttcttcctcttcagcatGGAAG ATATATCCAATCTGCTGGTACCTCAGCCCCTACCCTACTCTGCAGTCCACGCTGACCACAGTCTGATGAAGGCTGCAGACCAAGGTGCTCCGCAGGGAGCTAATAACTTCACGCTGATCATAGCTGTAGCAGGGTCTGTGGCAGCAGCCATGTTGGTGGTTATGGTGCTCATCGTAGGGAAtgcctggaggaggaggggatacCAGAAGATCGACAAGGCGGTGATCATACAGGACATGCCTGGATTCATGGAA GAGCAGCCGATCAAAGATTTACCATGA